The Verrucomicrobium spinosum DSM 4136 = JCM 18804 genome includes a region encoding these proteins:
- the vccA gene encoding Verru_Chthon cassette protein A, which produces MALVLVLTIVALLMGLVLAMLSMSSSETRASSAFSEVAKVRQLSDMPVSIVMGQIRQATTGLGVTKTWASQPGMIRVFGNGAGATAGRSDMETAWRLYSSDKMSESSVSFNALNEAATLAKWNEQTAQFTDLNEPVARLSANGTVENHYPIVDHSLLGGEDDPEVGKMEGFGLSASVPVPGATATNPLPMPVRWLYVLKDGRVVAPTGGEGGMATFNAAEVTTSNPIVSRIAFWTDDETCKVNLNTAGEGTGWELPRSSSWSHRNFAYFPPAQNEFQRFPGHPAMTSLSAVLQAFDSTYTYQYPQVVDTGMVVNKESYSAWLNKLYNLTPRLQLGGVGEGSKGGTEVPNSAIPLKRERLLSSVDEFFYGSKLDAQGERQPNAPSGTIDSGELEASRFFVTAHSRAPEVNLYNRPRISLWPVQVDKAKRTAKDKLLEFCASTAGKAGGFQRESTWENHTNKQGSSQSQTADFQIGRNQELLGYLQRLTKMAAPGFGSATFDEKYGSLNRNQILLNMFDFVRWGVNAHNPYETPKYHFLPPRAYTNLNPDWLAESTAVPVTASGTPTEPYVIPLKAFGHYPSVVEAAVVFMATQVEMVDDGTGTMKPKDVEAPTDVSDKTTRMRAFLVLQPFIPAVGMPPRNPNVRYRVLGLENWKVNNRPLGFGPRLTNRAWVSSGATGDGGSATAYTSLNSQFYKARTGDAGAMMKIVAPGGVGANEDASFSFVSREVDVSAGKTFQFGGGPLTIEIRTGSSAPGSFLDESLVQTIRLDFPDAVAWPVPTVRVAAAMTSNANWATAVNRMDIQNRLNTRDILNNIICYGDTVRSVVSGSSSPIKGDYRLLCALKQVPKEYFSPHEHYFDSAVEEAQSLRHAGTTFTGHYGRSHDVNYYTHGRQHAWKIAGYEIGPGRQVLKSYGLLRDVKYWQDCQPATPGKLDGAYNVDGKPGDWDTGTGRTEDGPYINKIDDSGVTGDTTNVQNGYFSRIGLTEEATGRFYSPNRQICSAVAFGSLPSVIHADPPKGIPAPAPWQTLLFCPNPPSRETPALEEPKPGDHFGFRPPHDHLLLDFFWMPVVEPYAISEPGSTAGKINLNSQIMPFSYIERNTGLHAVLRSSRISALPAEVAWSKDASASGANGTQKLECYKAYDNWLKFETVYEVNARETMKGIRSRFAQGDIFRSASEICDIFLVPQPFAGRTYYPRPGGLPSSSPNYESMVAWWNGDLNTQMDGFELTGDNMRESPYNQLYPRLTTKSNTYSVHYRVQTLKKARSSAPATWDESVDFVSSEQRGAVLLERYLDPNNEKLPDFIKTELPGESLDDYYRFRVISKKTFAP; this is translated from the coding sequence ATGGCGCTGGTACTTGTGCTGACGATTGTGGCGCTGCTCATGGGGCTGGTGTTGGCCATGCTCTCCATGAGTTCGTCAGAAACCAGAGCTTCGTCCGCTTTCAGTGAGGTTGCCAAAGTGCGTCAGCTCTCCGATATGCCCGTCAGTATCGTGATGGGCCAGATCAGACAAGCGACGACTGGCCTGGGGGTGACGAAAACATGGGCATCTCAACCTGGGATGATTCGCGTCTTCGGCAATGGTGCAGGTGCCACTGCGGGTCGTTCGGACATGGAGACCGCCTGGCGGCTGTATTCCTCAGACAAGATGTCGGAGTCCAGCGTCTCATTCAATGCGCTGAACGAAGCTGCAACGCTGGCGAAGTGGAATGAGCAGACCGCCCAGTTCACTGACCTCAATGAGCCCGTGGCAAGATTGAGTGCGAACGGGACTGTGGAAAACCACTATCCGATCGTCGATCACAGCTTGCTGGGTGGGGAGGATGATCCGGAAGTTGGCAAGATGGAGGGCTTTGGTCTATCCGCGTCTGTGCCGGTGCCGGGCGCCACTGCGACTAACCCCCTCCCCATGCCGGTGCGCTGGCTCTATGTGCTAAAGGATGGGCGCGTCGTGGCACCCACCGGAGGTGAGGGCGGCATGGCGACCTTCAATGCCGCTGAAGTTACGACCAGCAATCCCATCGTTAGCCGCATCGCGTTTTGGACGGATGACGAAACCTGCAAGGTCAACCTCAACACCGCAGGCGAGGGGACGGGTTGGGAGCTGCCCCGGTCATCGAGCTGGTCGCATCGAAATTTCGCCTATTTCCCGCCTGCGCAAAATGAGTTTCAAAGATTTCCCGGCCATCCAGCCATGACGAGCCTGAGCGCGGTGCTCCAGGCTTTTGACTCGACCTACACCTACCAGTATCCGCAGGTGGTTGACACCGGCATGGTGGTCAATAAAGAGAGCTACTCAGCATGGCTCAACAAGCTCTACAACCTGACGCCAAGACTTCAGCTTGGTGGAGTTGGCGAGGGGTCCAAGGGCGGTACTGAGGTCCCGAACTCCGCCATTCCGTTGAAGCGTGAGAGGCTCTTGAGTTCGGTGGACGAGTTCTTTTACGGTTCAAAGCTCGATGCCCAAGGCGAAAGACAGCCGAACGCTCCGTCAGGCACCATTGACAGCGGGGAGCTGGAGGCCAGCCGTTTCTTCGTCACAGCCCACAGCCGGGCCCCGGAGGTCAATCTCTACAACCGCCCGCGCATCTCGCTGTGGCCCGTGCAGGTGGACAAGGCCAAGCGTACAGCAAAAGACAAGCTGCTCGAGTTTTGCGCCAGCACGGCAGGCAAAGCAGGCGGCTTCCAGAGAGAGTCCACATGGGAGAACCACACAAACAAACAAGGATCGTCCCAAAGTCAGACGGCAGACTTTCAGATTGGACGTAACCAAGAGCTGCTAGGTTATCTGCAGAGGTTGACCAAAATGGCTGCGCCGGGATTTGGCAGTGCCACCTTTGACGAGAAGTATGGCAGCTTGAATCGCAATCAGATCTTGTTGAACATGTTCGACTTCGTCCGATGGGGGGTGAATGCGCACAATCCTTACGAGACACCCAAATACCACTTCCTGCCTCCCCGGGCCTACACCAATCTTAATCCTGATTGGCTCGCTGAATCGACAGCGGTGCCGGTGACTGCGAGTGGCACGCCGACCGAGCCGTATGTTATCCCGCTAAAGGCCTTCGGCCACTACCCTTCTGTGGTGGAGGCGGCAGTGGTCTTCATGGCCACACAAGTAGAGATGGTCGATGACGGAACTGGCACCATGAAGCCCAAGGACGTGGAAGCCCCCACGGATGTGTCTGACAAGACCACCAGAATGAGGGCATTTCTGGTATTGCAGCCCTTCATACCGGCTGTAGGCATGCCGCCGCGAAATCCCAATGTGCGCTATCGGGTGTTGGGGTTGGAGAATTGGAAGGTGAACAACCGTCCCTTGGGCTTTGGCCCGCGGTTGACCAACCGCGCGTGGGTATCTTCTGGTGCCACGGGTGATGGCGGGTCTGCCACGGCTTACACCTCACTCAACTCGCAATTCTACAAGGCACGTACTGGAGATGCTGGAGCAATGATGAAGATCGTGGCTCCCGGTGGGGTGGGCGCCAATGAGGATGCCTCGTTTTCGTTTGTGAGCAGGGAGGTGGACGTCTCTGCTGGCAAGACCTTCCAGTTTGGCGGAGGGCCCCTGACTATTGAGATTCGCACCGGTTCAAGCGCTCCTGGTTCGTTTCTTGATGAATCTTTGGTGCAGACGATCCGGCTCGACTTTCCCGATGCTGTGGCATGGCCGGTGCCGACGGTGAGGGTCGCTGCGGCAATGACCTCCAATGCCAACTGGGCCACAGCAGTGAATCGGATGGATATCCAGAACCGTTTGAATACCAGAGACATCCTCAACAACATCATCTGCTATGGAGACACGGTGCGTTCAGTTGTCTCAGGCTCGTCCAGCCCGATTAAAGGAGACTACCGCCTTCTCTGCGCCCTCAAACAGGTGCCGAAGGAGTACTTCTCTCCCCACGAACACTACTTCGATTCTGCGGTGGAAGAGGCGCAGTCCCTACGGCACGCTGGGACAACCTTCACTGGCCACTATGGTCGCAGCCACGACGTAAATTACTACACACATGGGAGGCAGCATGCGTGGAAGATAGCAGGGTATGAGATAGGACCCGGCAGACAGGTGTTGAAGTCCTATGGTCTGCTCCGGGATGTCAAGTACTGGCAGGACTGCCAACCTGCGACTCCTGGAAAGCTGGACGGCGCGTATAATGTGGATGGGAAGCCAGGGGATTGGGACACGGGCACTGGGAGGACCGAGGATGGCCCGTACATCAACAAGATCGATGACTCCGGGGTCACTGGAGATACCACAAATGTTCAAAATGGTTATTTCTCGCGAATTGGTCTTACGGAGGAGGCAACGGGTCGGTTCTACTCTCCCAACCGCCAGATCTGCTCGGCGGTAGCCTTCGGCTCGCTCCCTTCTGTGATCCATGCCGATCCTCCGAAGGGCATCCCTGCCCCTGCGCCCTGGCAGACGCTGCTTTTCTGCCCCAATCCGCCTTCTCGCGAGACTCCCGCGCTTGAGGAGCCGAAGCCAGGGGACCATTTTGGATTCCGCCCCCCCCATGACCACCTGCTTCTCGACTTCTTCTGGATGCCGGTGGTGGAGCCGTATGCCATCAGCGAGCCGGGATCCACGGCGGGCAAGATCAATCTGAATAGTCAGATCATGCCGTTCTCCTACATCGAGCGAAACACCGGCCTTCATGCCGTGCTGCGCAGTTCGAGAATCTCGGCCCTTCCCGCGGAGGTGGCTTGGTCCAAGGATGCCTCGGCCAGCGGTGCCAATGGGACACAGAAGCTGGAATGTTACAAGGCCTATGACAACTGGTTGAAGTTCGAAACCGTGTATGAGGTCAATGCCAGGGAGACGATGAAGGGGATCAGGAGCCGCTTTGCGCAGGGGGACATCTTTCGGAGTGCCTCTGAGATCTGTGACATCTTCCTAGTTCCCCAGCCTTTCGCGGGCCGCACCTACTACCCGCGCCCCGGGGGGCTGCCCAGTTCCTCTCCCAACTACGAGTCCATGGTGGCCTGGTGGAACGGTGACCTTAACACCCAGATGGACGGGTTTGAGCTGACGGGAGACAATATGCGTGAGTCGCCTTACAACCAGTTGTACCCGCGCTTGACCACCAAGTCGAACACCTACTCCGTGCACTACCGCGTGCAGACATTGAAGAAGGCCCGTTCCAGCGCCCCCGCCACCTGGGATGAGTCGGTAGATTTTGTTTCCTCAGAACAGAGGGGGGCGGTGCTTCTGGAGCGGTACCTTGATCCGAACAACGAGAAGCTGCCAGATTTCATCAAAACGGAACTGCCGGGGGAATCGTTGGATGATTACTACAGATTCCGTGTTATTTCCAAGAAAACGTTCGCCCCCTAA
- a CDS encoding beta strand repeat-containing protein, producing MIRAFSFLKHLSQGCGLFAAIGMALPAAHGGTVTKENNTDDLNLGSSWLGGTSPQAADIAQWDSAVTGANNVILGADASWQGLSLLNPAGAVAISGSNTLTLGRSGIDMSSATTDLTISAGLTLLGNTQQSWKVATGRTLHLHTGSFTRTAGAILNIQGGGAVTTTNISNDATGIIGPWATIGTGAATRYATVSGGNIVGYNGTAAATAANVTSTAGTENYELAAVGAFGAGASFHTLRFTGATGAITGAATANGILNAGGGTLTLSNAITVGSTNELVLNTANGNITIAFNVANKSGDSSRLIKTGSGALTMSIPSNNPTSDTIFSGGTHLLEGTINVTTARGLGDAATATVAMEAGTTLHLNAGGTTFTMGNITGAGTINVSLGAGSATTQLSRSNLSGFTGILNIGNGSAGGKFLLSTTTGGTSASAINVAQNGTLYVIGGITVNAALTLSGGDTGESLGQLRLENNSIYAGNITLAGDISGAGDGFFNGGIITGNIGESGGVRTLSKVTTATLALSGANTYSGATSILAGTLNLTANLGNASRSSDVLGISSSAASNLLLANGTTLSWSGSSAASTDRLFTINGSAAGHGATISANGTTTAAILTFTNTGSIAYGVADQTRTLTLRGTNTGDNTLAMAILDNGTGLVSLTKLDAGTWVLTGNSSYKGITLLSAGTLSISTSSNLGDASNTLTFDGGTLRVTGTSVANLDSRTVTYGTNKLVALNIADSSHTFTFSQALTQGSGGFTKSGAGRVDLTNAGNNYTGVTDIAGGTLRLRGAGLLSAGSALRLSGANAILDLNGTNQTVKGFSGTSSSTAKIVNNSGSGTSTITIGTGAANGTYAGQILDNDGVSTGGKVAVVHDAAGITTQFTPTGSNTYSGGTTVKQGTLQGNDVTAYSGATTTAAVNPFGPGKITLAGGALNLRIGAGDDTTAQTLSLGNDVEVTASSTLNYARQGGNTANKTLALGNLNLGAFTLTTVGANGYAVSFSSVTLTGNGTIGGNSQAPMTLGAIGESGGSYSLTFSKGFSNTPVVLTSASTYTGGTNLSGVAVTLQDKAAFGTGTVNLGSSGVATLLASKALTGADKIANNFTNTVGTLTIGGNNDMEFSGTWNVASNRTTSITNTAKTVFSGTGTSLGILGVSNGTGSIELATDLILNGATLINGSGGTINATGGAKLKINTAGGDIGTTGILTINADLANGTASNIDFWNSGGGTVILRGANTWTGATNIQGATVDVVSLNSVVGGTASSSLGAPVTVAAGTIGMGFSSTSVALKYSGTGETTDRVVNLTGTTGGVTIEHAGTGLLKFTSNFTATGAGEKTLTLSGSTAGVGEIAGAIVDNSAVNKTNLNKTGVGTWVLSGINTYTGTTTVTQNMLQVGRGGSGRTGGGAVTIKTGGALSGTGLVHGVTFTAESGSTIYAGDGTAQSDYGTLYFEAKTGPGYFDFKSGSKVILGLNPGDIGDSLDFYSFSDGTLIFDGDLTVAAESYSPAAETTFALLSWIGMSTTTFNSRYDAASYNGYLLGNGDDNLGFDLPDIAGSGYGWDISQFTIDGTISTVAIPEPSRVLLLLLGLAAFSARRRR from the coding sequence ATGATACGCGCATTCAGCTTCCTCAAACATCTAAGTCAGGGCTGCGGGTTGTTCGCAGCCATCGGCATGGCACTGCCTGCTGCCCACGGTGGCACGGTGACGAAGGAGAACAACACCGATGATCTAAACCTGGGATCGAGCTGGCTTGGTGGCACCTCCCCTCAAGCTGCCGATATTGCACAGTGGGACAGTGCGGTAACTGGAGCCAACAACGTGATCCTGGGGGCGGACGCCAGCTGGCAGGGATTGTCCCTGCTCAATCCAGCGGGCGCAGTCGCCATAAGTGGCAGCAACACTTTGACGCTAGGCCGTTCCGGCATCGACATGAGCAGCGCCACCACCGATCTCACCATCAGCGCAGGGCTGACACTGCTGGGCAACACGCAGCAATCCTGGAAAGTGGCGACAGGAAGGACACTCCACCTTCACACGGGAAGCTTCACTCGGACCGCGGGTGCCATTCTGAATATACAAGGTGGAGGCGCAGTCACGACCACAAATATTTCCAATGATGCCACGGGCATCATCGGACCATGGGCCACGATCGGCACCGGCGCAGCCACCCGCTACGCCACCGTCAGCGGCGGAAACATCGTCGGATACAACGGCACAGCTGCCGCAACCGCCGCCAACGTCACCAGCACAGCCGGCACGGAGAACTATGAACTGGCCGCGGTGGGAGCATTCGGGGCGGGAGCCTCTTTCCACACGCTGCGCTTCACCGGCGCAACGGGGGCTATTACGGGCGCAGCAACCGCCAATGGCATTTTGAACGCGGGCGGCGGCACTCTGACGTTGAGCAACGCCATCACCGTTGGCTCCACGAACGAACTGGTGCTCAACACGGCCAACGGCAATATTACAATCGCCTTCAATGTTGCCAATAAAAGCGGAGACAGTTCCAGACTGATCAAAACCGGGTCTGGAGCCCTCACGATGTCCATCCCCAGCAACAATCCCACCAGTGACACCATCTTCAGTGGAGGCACTCACCTGCTTGAGGGAACCATCAACGTCACCACCGCACGCGGCCTGGGCGACGCCGCCACCGCCACCGTAGCCATGGAGGCCGGGACCACGCTGCACCTGAATGCGGGGGGCACCACTTTCACCATGGGCAACATTACCGGCGCGGGGACGATCAATGTCTCCTTGGGGGCTGGCAGCGCCACCACTCAACTGTCCCGGAGCAATTTGAGTGGATTCACCGGCATTCTGAACATCGGCAATGGCTCCGCAGGCGGTAAGTTCTTGCTTAGCACGACCACTGGGGGCACATCAGCTTCCGCCATTAACGTTGCCCAGAATGGGACCCTCTACGTAATCGGCGGCATCACCGTGAACGCCGCGCTCACGCTCAGTGGTGGAGATACCGGAGAGTCGCTGGGGCAACTGCGCCTGGAAAACAACAGCATCTACGCCGGAAACATCACGCTGGCCGGAGACATCTCCGGAGCAGGCGACGGGTTCTTCAACGGTGGCATCATCACGGGGAACATTGGTGAGTCCGGCGGGGTGCGCACCCTGTCAAAAGTCACCACCGCCACCCTGGCTCTTTCAGGAGCCAACACCTACAGCGGCGCGACCTCCATCCTGGCGGGCACATTGAACCTCACGGCCAATCTGGGCAATGCCAGCCGGTCTAGCGATGTCCTCGGCATCTCCTCCAGTGCGGCATCCAATCTCTTGCTCGCCAATGGCACAACCCTGAGCTGGTCAGGATCTTCCGCCGCCAGCACAGACCGTCTTTTCACCATCAACGGCAGCGCGGCCGGACACGGGGCCACAATCTCGGCCAACGGAACCACCACCGCAGCAATCCTCACGTTCACCAACACGGGCTCGATCGCCTATGGGGTGGCTGACCAGACCCGCACGCTCACCCTGCGAGGCACCAACACGGGAGACAACACCCTGGCCATGGCGATCCTGGACAATGGTACAGGTCTGGTGAGCTTGACCAAACTTGACGCAGGCACATGGGTGCTGACGGGCAACAGCAGCTACAAGGGCATCACGCTGCTCTCCGCGGGCACACTCAGCATCTCGACAAGCTCGAATCTCGGTGACGCCAGCAACACGCTGACTTTCGATGGTGGCACTCTGCGAGTGACAGGGACAAGTGTTGCGAATCTCGACAGCAGGACCGTGACTTACGGAACCAACAAGCTTGTGGCCCTCAACATCGCCGATAGCTCCCACACCTTCACCTTCAGCCAGGCACTGACACAAGGCTCCGGTGGCTTTACAAAATCAGGAGCCGGACGCGTGGATCTCACGAACGCAGGAAATAACTACACCGGGGTCACGGACATTGCTGGAGGCACACTCCGGCTCAGAGGTGCGGGGCTCCTCAGTGCCGGCAGTGCCCTGCGACTGAGCGGAGCGAATGCCATCCTCGACCTGAATGGGACGAACCAGACAGTAAAAGGCTTTTCCGGCACAAGCAGCAGCACGGCGAAGATTGTGAACAATTCCGGCAGCGGCACCTCCACCATCACCATCGGTACCGGGGCTGCGAACGGAACTTATGCGGGGCAGATATTGGATAACGACGGAGTCAGCACCGGCGGCAAGGTCGCCGTGGTTCACGATGCCGCGGGCATCACCACCCAATTCACCCCCACCGGCTCCAACACCTATAGCGGCGGCACCACCGTGAAGCAAGGCACGCTCCAGGGCAATGACGTGACCGCCTACAGCGGCGCTACGACGACCGCCGCCGTCAACCCCTTCGGCCCTGGAAAAATCACTCTGGCGGGAGGCGCTTTGAACCTCCGTATCGGAGCAGGCGATGACACCACGGCCCAAACCCTCAGCCTGGGGAATGACGTGGAGGTCACCGCCTCCTCCACGCTGAATTATGCCAGACAAGGGGGCAACACCGCGAACAAGACCCTGGCTCTGGGCAATCTCAACCTGGGAGCCTTCACCCTCACCACCGTCGGGGCAAACGGCTATGCCGTGAGCTTCTCATCCGTCACCCTCACTGGGAATGGGACCATTGGCGGCAACTCGCAAGCCCCCATGACCCTCGGAGCCATCGGCGAATCCGGCGGCTCATATTCCCTCACCTTCTCAAAAGGGTTTTCAAACACCCCTGTCGTTCTAACTTCTGCGAGCACGTACACAGGCGGCACAAATTTATCGGGGGTAGCGGTGACCTTGCAGGACAAGGCAGCCTTTGGCACGGGCACAGTCAATCTGGGGAGTAGTGGCGTGGCCACCCTTCTGGCGTCCAAGGCTCTGACTGGGGCGGACAAAATTGCCAACAACTTCACCAATACCGTAGGAACACTCACCATTGGCGGCAACAACGACATGGAATTCAGCGGGACGTGGAACGTAGCATCCAATCGCACGACCAGCATTACCAACACCGCAAAAACGGTTTTCTCTGGCACTGGCACATCGTTGGGGATTCTCGGAGTGAGCAACGGTACAGGGTCCATCGAACTGGCCACAGACCTGATCCTAAATGGCGCAACCCTGATCAACGGCAGCGGTGGTACAATCAATGCGACAGGCGGCGCCAAGCTTAAAATCAACACTGCAGGTGGCGACATCGGCACCACTGGGATCCTTACCATCAATGCAGATCTCGCCAACGGAACCGCAAGCAATATTGACTTCTGGAATAGCGGCGGAGGAACCGTCATTCTTCGCGGAGCAAACACCTGGACCGGTGCCACAAACATTCAAGGTGCCACCGTCGATGTCGTCTCGCTTAACAGCGTGGTTGGCGGTACGGCAAGCAGCAGCCTGGGCGCCCCGGTAACAGTCGCAGCAGGCACCATCGGCATGGGCTTTTCCTCAACCTCTGTCGCACTCAAGTACAGCGGCACAGGGGAGACCACGGACCGGGTAGTCAACCTGACAGGCACCACGGGCGGAGTAACCATTGAACATGCTGGCACGGGCTTGCTCAAGTTCACCAGCAACTTCACGGCCACCGGCGCCGGGGAAAAGACGCTCACCCTGTCGGGTTCCACCGCAGGTGTCGGAGAGATTGCAGGTGCGATTGTGGACAACAGCGCCGTCAACAAAACCAACCTGAACAAGACAGGAGTCGGAACCTGGGTGCTGTCCGGCATCAACACCTACACAGGAACAACCACGGTGACTCAGAACATGCTCCAAGTCGGCCGGGGGGGAAGCGGCAGGACTGGCGGCGGAGCTGTTACCATCAAGACTGGAGGGGCTCTTTCTGGCACCGGGCTAGTCCACGGCGTGACTTTCACAGCTGAGAGCGGCTCCACCATCTACGCAGGTGACGGCACAGCCCAAAGCGATTATGGCACCCTGTACTTCGAGGCCAAGACAGGCCCTGGTTACTTCGACTTTAAATCAGGCAGCAAGGTGATTCTTGGCCTCAACCCAGGCGACATCGGCGACTCGCTTGATTTCTACAGTTTCTCGGATGGAACGCTCATCTTCGATGGCGATCTCACCGTTGCCGCAGAATCCTACTCGCCCGCTGCGGAGACCACCTTTGCCCTTCTGAGCTGGATAGGAATGAGCACCACCACCTTCAACTCCCGATACGACGCCGCCTCATACAACGGCTATCTGCTGGGGAATGGGGATGACAATCTGGGATTTGATCTGCCAGATATCGCTGGCAGCGGCTACGGGTGGGACATCAGCCAGTTCACCATCGATGGTACTATCTCGACGGTAGCAATCCCTGAGCCTTCCCGGGTACTGCTGCTGCTCCTGGGGCTCGCGGCATTCTCCGCAAGACGTCGCAGATAA